A region of the Candidatus Methylomirabilis oxygeniifera genome:
CCGCCGCCTTCAAATCCTCGAGTTCCTGCCGCAATGCCTCCACGTCTCCCCTACAACAACAAGCCCCGACAAAAGGTCGGGGCATGTCTCGTCGAACAATGTCACGATTCTCAGGCCGCCAACTGCTCCCGGGCGGCCGCCGCCAGTTTCGTGAACGCCGACGGATCCTGGATAGCCAGATCGGCCAGAGCCTTCCGATCCATCGCTACACCGGCCTTCTTGAGACCACCCATCATCACGCTATACGACAGCCCGGACAAGCGCGCCGCCGCATTGATCCGTATGATCCACAGGCTGCGGAACTCCCGCTTGCGGGCCTTCCGATCGCGATAGGCGTACCGTTTTGCCCGATCGACCGCCTCCTGCGCGCTCCTGTAGGCCTTACTCCGTTTCCCAAAGTAGCCCTCGGCCTCTTTGAGGACCCTGTTCCTGCGACGTCTGGTCTTAAATCCACCTTTTGCGCGTGGCATCCTCATTCCTCCAGATAAGACAGCGTTCAGCCCTCAGCGATTCGCTGGCTAATGTAGCATGGGATCTGTGATTCCTGCAAGCTGAATGCTGACGGCTGATTACTGATCGCTACCCGTCCTGTTACAGATAGGGAATCAAACGCTCCATCCTGGCCGTGTCCGCCTTGGACACCAGACCGGGCTGACGCAGATTTCGTTTTCGCTTCCTCGACTTACCGGTCAGCAAGTGACTCTTGGACGCTTTGTTGCGTCTGATCTTACCGGTTCCCGTCATCTTGAACCGCTTCGCGGCCCCTTTGAGTGTCTTGATCTTCGGCACCGTCACTCCTCCCTGTTAATGCTTGGGGGTGAGGATCATCACCATGTTCCGGCCTTCCTGCCTGGGATACTGCTCCAACACAGCGATCTCCTTGAGCGCCTCTGCAAAACGGTCCAACTGCGCCTTCCCGCGCTCGATATGAACCATCTCCCGGCCTCGGAACATCAGGGTCACCTTGGTCTTGTTCCCCTCCTTCAAGAAACGCTCGGCATGCCTGGACTTGAACTGGAAATCATGCTCATCGGTCTTGGGTCGGAGTTTGATCTCCTTGATCTGGATGACCGTCTGCTTCTTCCTCGCCTCCCGCGTCTTCTTGTTCTGCTCGTACCGATACTTCCCGTAATTCATGATCCGGCAGACAGGCGGCTTGGCGTCCGGCGCCACCTCTACCAGATCGAGCGCGAGCTTCTGGGCGGTCTCAAGGGCCTCCTGAATCGGCAGGATCCCCAGTTGCGCCCCCTCCGGACTGATCACCCT
Encoded here:
- the rplT gene encoding 50S ribosomal subunit protein L20 (Evidence 2b : Function of strongly homologous gene; Product type s : structure) is translated as MPRAKGGFKTRRRRNRVLKEAEGYFGKRSKAYRSAQEAVDRAKRYAYRDRKARKREFRSLWIIRINAAARLSGLSYSVMMGGLKKAGVAMDRKALADLAIQDPSAFTKLAAAAREQLAA
- the rpmI gene encoding 50S ribosomal protein L35 (Evidence 2b : Function of strongly homologous gene; Product type s : structure), encoding MTVPKIKTLKGAAKRFKMTGTGKIRRNKASKSHLLTGKSRKRKRNLRQPGLVSKADTARMERLIPYL
- the infC gene encoding Translation initiation factor IF-3 (Evidence 2b : Function of strongly homologous gene; Product type f : factor), encoding MNERIRIKEVRVISPEGAQLGILPIQEALETAQKLALDLVEVAPDAKPPVCRIMNYGKYRYEQNKKTREARKKQTVIQIKEIKLRPKTDEHDFQFKSRHAERFLKEGNKTKVTLMFRGREMVHIERGKAQLDRFAEALKEIAVLEQYPRQEGRNMVMILTPKH